In a genomic window of Occallatibacter riparius:
- a CDS encoding MATE family efflux transporter — protein MSTLESIAPQQPHDARASSLWSSVREALRGSHQDYTTGSLNRSILLLAIPMVLEMVLESLFAVVDVAWVGRLGANAVATVGLTEAMLALVFSIGIGLSMSTTAMVARRIGEKDPEDASIAGMQAVILGLTISLLVGLPAGILAPRLLAWMGATPAIVATGSGYARIALGGCGAILMLFLNNAIFRGAGDAAIAMRLLWVSNIINLVLDPCLIFGLGPFPRMGVTGAAMATLTGRSIGVLYQFWRLAQGTERLPALARHMRLNIGVMLRLLRVSATGILQFAIGHVSWIFLVQIVALFGAASVAAYTVAIRIVMFFILPSWGLSNAAATLVGQNLGAQRPDRAEQAVWRTGFYNMLFLGGLGLFFIVFATPVVKLFLDDPAVIPIAAVALRTFACGNIGYAYGMVMLQAFNGAGDTVTPTIVNFFGFWVLELPLAWLLAKTVGMHAEGAFLSIVIAECAMATAGIVLFRQGKWKRKKI, from the coding sequence ATGTCTACTCTTGAATCAATAGCGCCGCAGCAGCCGCATGATGCGCGCGCATCTTCCCTATGGTCCTCGGTACGGGAGGCCCTCCGCGGCTCCCACCAGGACTACACCACCGGCAGCCTCAATCGCTCCATCCTCCTGCTCGCCATTCCCATGGTCCTGGAGATGGTCCTCGAGTCCCTGTTCGCCGTCGTGGACGTCGCCTGGGTAGGTCGCCTCGGCGCGAATGCTGTTGCCACCGTTGGGCTTACGGAGGCAATGCTAGCTCTGGTTTTCTCCATCGGCATCGGCCTGTCCATGTCCACAACGGCCATGGTGGCCCGCCGCATCGGTGAAAAAGACCCCGAAGACGCGTCAATCGCAGGCATGCAGGCAGTAATTCTGGGCCTCACGATCTCGCTGCTCGTTGGCCTCCCGGCCGGCATCTTGGCTCCGCGCCTGCTGGCCTGGATGGGCGCAACTCCCGCCATTGTCGCAACAGGCTCCGGTTACGCACGCATCGCGCTGGGTGGCTGCGGCGCAATCCTCATGCTCTTCCTCAACAATGCGATCTTCCGCGGCGCGGGCGATGCGGCAATCGCCATGCGGCTGCTATGGGTCTCTAACATCATCAACTTAGTCCTCGATCCCTGCCTGATCTTCGGTCTCGGTCCTTTCCCGCGGATGGGCGTCACGGGCGCGGCCATGGCCACGCTGACGGGGCGCAGCATCGGCGTGCTCTATCAGTTCTGGCGTCTCGCGCAGGGCACGGAGCGGCTGCCGGCGTTGGCCCGTCATATGCGGCTGAACATCGGCGTGATGCTCCGTCTGCTGCGCGTATCAGCTACCGGAATCCTCCAGTTCGCGATCGGTCATGTGAGCTGGATCTTCCTCGTGCAGATCGTTGCCCTCTTCGGTGCGGCCTCCGTCGCGGCATACACGGTGGCAATCCGCATCGTGATGTTCTTCATCTTGCCGTCGTGGGGACTGAGTAACGCAGCGGCCACGCTGGTGGGCCAGAACCTGGGCGCCCAGCGGCCCGATCGGGCCGAGCAGGCCGTCTGGCGCACGGGTTTCTACAACATGCTGTTCCTCGGCGGCCTCGGTCTCTTCTTTATCGTCTTTGCCACCCCCGTCGTGAAGCTGTTTTTGGACGATCCGGCAGTCATTCCCATTGCCGCGGTTGCCCTGCGAACCTTTGCCTGCGGAAACATCGGCTACGCCTATGGAATGGTGATGCTGCAGGCCTTCAACGGAGCGGGAGACACGGTCACGCCGACGATCGTGAACTTCTTCGGCTTCTGGGTGCTTGAGCTTCCGCTGGCTTGGCTACTAGCCAAAACAGTAGGAATGCATGCGGAGGGTGCGTTCCTCTCCATCGTGATTGCCGAATGCGCGATGGCGACAGCTGGGATCGTGCTGTTCCGCCAAGGGAAGTGGAAGAGAAAGAAAATCTAG
- the pgl gene encoding 6-phosphogluconolactonase, whose protein sequence is MTRKLRINYYVEHDREALARRTAQYLVEMAAEAVDARGQARIAVSGGSTPKAAFQLLADPHQHFRAAMPWDRLDLYWVDERCVGPDDADSNYRMTREALLSHVPLPPDQVHRMEGELDPEAAAARYESELRNSFRLEGAESPRFDLVSLGMGDDGHTASLFPYTTAIHEMSRLVTANHVPQKDTWRITLTWPVINHASSVFFEIAGEDKAERVRDVFMGPRDPERLPSQLIWPASGILTLFLDKAAAALLPATNGEGCGVLERER, encoded by the coding sequence ATGACCCGGAAGTTGAGAATCAACTACTACGTCGAGCATGATCGGGAGGCTTTGGCCCGCCGGACCGCACAGTACCTGGTGGAGATGGCAGCCGAGGCTGTGGACGCCCGAGGGCAGGCACGTATCGCCGTCAGCGGCGGCTCCACTCCCAAGGCCGCGTTTCAATTGTTGGCCGACCCGCACCAGCACTTTCGGGCCGCCATGCCGTGGGACCGGCTAGACCTCTATTGGGTGGATGAACGTTGCGTCGGACCGGACGATGCGGATTCCAACTACCGCATGACCCGCGAAGCGCTTCTGAGCCACGTGCCGCTCCCGCCCGACCAGGTGCATCGCATGGAAGGCGAACTGGACCCCGAAGCGGCCGCTGCTCGCTACGAATCCGAGCTGCGAAACAGCTTCCGCCTTGAAGGCGCAGAGAGTCCCCGGTTCGACCTGGTCTCACTCGGCATGGGCGACGACGGTCACACCGCCTCGCTGTTCCCCTATACAACGGCAATTCACGAGATGAGTCGTCTGGTCACGGCCAATCATGTGCCGCAGAAGGATACCTGGCGCATTACCCTGACCTGGCCGGTGATCAACCACGCCAGCTCCGTCTTCTTCGAGATCGCCGGAGAAGACAAAGCCGAGCGCGTTCGCGATGTATTCATGGGCCCGCGCGATCCCGAACGGCTGCCAAGTCAACTCATCTGGCCCGCAAGCGGTATACTCACCTTGTTTCTGGATAAGGCCGCTGCTGCTCTTCTACCCGCGACGAATGGAGAAGGGTGCGGGGTACTGGAGAGAGAAAGATGA
- a CDS encoding RNA polymerase sigma factor, whose protein sequence is MSAADSRHAIGSVWKLEAAKVIGGLTRIVRDVSLAEDLAQEALVAALEKWPSTGIPPNPGAWLMATAKRRAIDHYRASERNGRKYEVLSRELQELERTPPDLVTALDDHIGDDVLRLIFTACHPVLSTEARAALTLRVVAGLTTDEIARAFLVPEPTIAQRIVRAKKTLAQKQVPFMVPRGLDLAARLSSVLEVIYLIFNEGYSATAGENLTRTSLIEEALRLGRILAELDPNESEVHGLLSLMKIQASRSHARVGASGEPILLMDQDRTLWDHALIRRGLDALDRANTLAQRRGPYRLQAEIAACHARAAAASETDWGRIVSLYNELAAVAPSPVVELNRAVAVSRYAGPHPALELLEPLRADPLFRNYHLLPSVRGDLLAMLGRHAEARVEFERAASMTQNEQERKLLQERALASANAEQSVQ, encoded by the coding sequence ATGTCTGCTGCCGATTCCCGTCACGCCATTGGGTCGGTCTGGAAATTGGAGGCCGCCAAGGTCATCGGCGGGCTCACGCGCATCGTTCGCGACGTGAGCCTCGCTGAAGATCTCGCGCAGGAAGCGCTCGTGGCTGCGCTGGAGAAGTGGCCGTCAACTGGCATTCCGCCCAACCCCGGCGCCTGGCTCATGGCAACAGCCAAGCGCCGTGCCATTGATCACTATCGCGCTTCCGAACGCAACGGACGAAAATATGAAGTGCTCAGCCGCGAGCTGCAGGAACTGGAGCGTACGCCACCTGACCTCGTCACCGCGCTTGACGATCACATTGGTGACGACGTCCTGCGTTTGATCTTCACTGCTTGCCACCCGGTCCTGTCGACGGAGGCTCGTGCGGCACTTACCCTGCGCGTCGTGGCAGGCCTAACCACCGACGAGATTGCTCGCGCGTTCCTGGTTCCCGAACCAACCATCGCGCAGCGCATCGTCCGCGCCAAAAAGACACTGGCGCAAAAACAGGTTCCCTTTATGGTTCCGCGCGGACTCGATCTTGCCGCGCGGCTTTCATCGGTGCTTGAAGTTATCTATCTCATCTTCAATGAGGGATACTCAGCCACCGCTGGAGAAAATCTCACCCGCACCTCGCTGATCGAGGAAGCGCTTCGCCTCGGCCGTATCCTGGCCGAGCTGGACCCGAACGAATCCGAGGTGCACGGGCTCCTGTCCCTCATGAAGATTCAGGCATCGCGTTCGCACGCCCGTGTGGGTGCATCCGGCGAGCCGATTCTGCTCATGGATCAGGACCGCACACTATGGGATCATGCGCTCATCCGCCGCGGTCTCGATGCTCTCGATCGCGCAAACACTCTCGCGCAACGTCGTGGGCCTTATCGCTTGCAGGCTGAGATCGCGGCCTGCCACGCACGTGCTGCTGCCGCCAGCGAAACGGATTGGGGAAGGATCGTTTCGCTCTACAATGAGCTTGCGGCAGTCGCGCCTTCACCCGTGGTGGAACTGAACCGCGCTGTAGCCGTGAGCAGGTACGCGGGACCGCACCCAGCCCTTGAACTGCTGGAGCCTCTGCGCGCCGATCCACTCTTCAGGAATTACCACCTGCTGCCAAGCGTCCGCGGCGACTTGCTCGCCATGCTGGGCCGCCACGCCGAAGCCCGCGTCGAGTTCGAGCGGGCAGCAAGCATGACTCAGAATGAGCAAGAGCGAAAGCTGCTCCAGGAGCGCGCCCTTGCCAGCGCGAACGCGGAACAATCGGTGCAGTGA
- a CDS encoding TolC family protein, giving the protein MTLKPATDQVIQLSLDDAIQRGLTNNLGLKEAENAEKTIRGQQLQALQEFLPTITLTGDTGYYQHDLAALGFKGSSLPPSLGVKFPAVTHDTLTEGQIHYDQILFSGPVIAGWKAAGAATRVAHFAKMTARGEVIQQVASAYLHALASSSEVDNAKALEQADLVQLNHAHEQRVAGVGTSLDELRARVQYQTQQQATIVAQNEFDKDLILLKREIGLDPGQKIVLTDQAPFSELTDQTPEELRALAYKSRQDYQNLQNQVQELKAVHSAYRSQRYPTLSFSGNYGVQAITTIGSHGVFSAVGTLSVPIFREARIRGDIDAAQAQLKAANSQLDDLRSRIDQQVRSALLDVSAARKLVDVARSNVDLSTRALSDQTERTNAGIDDTLPLVTAQAALANAQTSSVESIYQYNLSKLSLARAAGVLEQQYHYYLGK; this is encoded by the coding sequence GTGACACTGAAGCCAGCGACCGACCAGGTGATTCAACTCTCCTTGGACGATGCCATCCAGCGTGGCCTTACCAATAATCTCGGACTGAAAGAGGCGGAGAACGCAGAAAAGACGATCCGCGGCCAACAGCTTCAGGCATTGCAGGAGTTTCTGCCCACCATTACGCTCACCGGCGATACAGGCTATTACCAGCACGATTTGGCTGCTTTGGGCTTTAAGGGATCGAGCCTGCCGCCCAGTCTGGGCGTTAAGTTCCCAGCCGTCACCCACGACACGCTAACAGAAGGCCAGATCCACTACGACCAGATTCTGTTTTCAGGTCCGGTCATCGCCGGATGGAAGGCGGCCGGCGCGGCTACGCGGGTAGCGCACTTTGCTAAGATGACCGCCCGCGGCGAAGTGATCCAGCAGGTAGCCTCGGCCTATCTGCATGCCCTTGCGTCATCTAGCGAAGTAGACAACGCCAAGGCCCTTGAACAGGCCGACCTGGTTCAGCTCAATCATGCGCACGAACAGCGGGTTGCCGGCGTGGGGACCAGTCTCGACGAGCTTCGCGCCCGTGTGCAGTATCAGACGCAGCAGCAGGCGACCATTGTCGCTCAGAACGAATTCGATAAGGACCTGATCCTGCTTAAGCGTGAGATCGGACTCGACCCCGGACAGAAGATCGTGCTTACCGACCAGGCTCCGTTCAGCGAATTGACCGATCAGACACCGGAGGAACTCCGGGCTCTGGCCTACAAGAGCCGTCAGGACTACCAGAACCTGCAAAATCAAGTCCAGGAGCTCAAGGCGGTGCACTCGGCCTATCGCAGCCAGCGCTACCCGACGCTGAGCTTTAGCGGCAACTATGGAGTGCAGGCGATCACGACCATCGGCTCGCACGGCGTGTTTTCGGCGGTCGGCACCTTAAGCGTTCCCATCTTCCGTGAGGCTCGCATTCGCGGCGATATCGACGCGGCGCAAGCCCAACTGAAAGCGGCTAATTCTCAGCTTGACGATCTGCGCAGCCGGATCGATCAGCAGGTGCGCTCGGCGCTTCTCGATGTCAGTGCAGCCCGCAAGCTGGTCGATGTAGCGCGCTCGAACGTGGACTTGTCCACGCGTGCTCTCAGCGACCAGACAGAGCGCACCAATGCCGGAATCGACGACACCCTGCCGCTGGTGACCGCGCAGGCCGCGCTGGCCAACGCCCAGACGAGCAGCGTGGAGAGCATCTATCAGTACAATTTGTCTAAGCTGTCATTGGCACGCGCGGCGGGAGTGCTGGAGCAGCAGTACCACTACTATCTCGGTAAGTAA
- the glk gene encoding glucokinase, with the protein MILAGDVGGTKVHLAFYDFNEGKLEYRREERFPAKEYSGLEDIVKEFLGGDKVTAACFGVPGPVRAGRLRLTNLPWTLDSHDLSKSLGIDHVFLINDLEANGYGIAELQPDQIFTLADGDPSQIGNRALIAAGTGLGEGLLMWNGRIHVPYASEGGHADFAPRNEDEIDLLRFLRQKYNGRISWERVISGMGMTSVFEFLRDVRGMEVPKSLAEEIASVDDPNAVITVDGLSGKSEICVKTLDMVVSAYGAEAGNLALKVLSVGGLYVGGGIAPRLLEKLKDGTFMKAFTDKGRLSQLLINMPVRIILESRAAVLGAAAYAEARAAEITGASPRAASIHH; encoded by the coding sequence ATGATTCTTGCCGGCGATGTAGGCGGCACCAAAGTACATCTGGCGTTTTACGACTTCAACGAAGGAAAACTTGAATACCGGCGCGAGGAGCGCTTTCCGGCCAAGGAATACTCCGGGCTGGAAGACATCGTCAAGGAGTTCCTTGGCGGAGACAAGGTAACCGCCGCGTGTTTCGGAGTGCCGGGACCGGTTCGTGCGGGCCGCCTGCGCCTGACCAATCTGCCCTGGACGCTCGATAGCCACGATCTGTCCAAGAGTCTCGGCATTGACCACGTGTTCCTGATCAATGACCTTGAGGCCAACGGCTACGGAATCGCCGAGCTGCAGCCCGACCAGATATTCACCCTCGCAGATGGCGATCCCAGTCAGATCGGTAACCGCGCTCTGATCGCCGCGGGAACTGGTCTGGGTGAGGGCCTGCTGATGTGGAACGGCCGCATCCATGTCCCTTACGCATCCGAAGGCGGTCACGCCGATTTCGCTCCGCGCAACGAAGATGAAATCGACCTACTCCGCTTCCTGCGCCAGAAATACAACGGCCGCATCAGCTGGGAGCGTGTCATCAGCGGCATGGGCATGACCAGCGTCTTCGAGTTCCTGCGCGATGTGCGCGGCATGGAAGTGCCGAAGTCTCTCGCGGAGGAGATTGCCTCAGTCGACGATCCCAACGCCGTCATCACCGTCGACGGCCTGAGCGGCAAAAGCGAGATCTGCGTGAAGACGCTCGACATGGTCGTTTCGGCTTATGGTGCCGAGGCCGGCAACCTCGCGCTGAAGGTCCTGTCGGTGGGCGGACTCTATGTGGGCGGCGGCATTGCCCCTCGCTTGCTTGAGAAGCTCAAGGACGGCACCTTCATGAAGGCGTTCACAGACAAGGGCCGCCTAAGCCAGTTGCTCATCAACATGCCGGTTCGCATTATCCTTGAGAGCCGTGCCGCCGTGCTGGGCGCTGCGGCATACGCTGAAGCCCGCGCCGCCGAGATCACCGGGGCCTCACCGCGTGCAGCTTCGATTCATCACTGA
- a CDS encoding HD domain-containing protein, producing MQSSQTNLFLSTRFTAAIDYARHLHIETRKGSDIPAMAHLLGVASLVMGENGHAPVPVTEDMAIAAILHDAVEDHGGMMRLRDIEHSFGANVARMVEGLSDSFAEDSNQKQSWEERKSGYIERLANEPLDVQLISAADKLYNARTILSDHRDIGAEVWKRFKRGRDQQMWYYRELLCVFKAQPMNRIVEEFERVVAELDGATAND from the coding sequence ATGCAGAGCAGTCAAACGAACCTGTTTCTGAGCACACGGTTTACCGCCGCCATCGATTACGCTCGCCATCTGCACATTGAGACACGGAAGGGAAGTGACATCCCCGCGATGGCTCACCTGCTAGGTGTTGCCTCGCTCGTGATGGGCGAAAACGGCCACGCGCCTGTGCCGGTGACCGAAGATATGGCGATCGCCGCCATCCTGCATGATGCAGTCGAAGACCACGGCGGCATGATGCGCCTGCGCGACATCGAGCACAGCTTCGGAGCGAACGTCGCGCGTATGGTCGAAGGCCTGTCCGACAGTTTTGCCGAGGACTCCAATCAGAAGCAGTCATGGGAAGAGCGCAAGTCTGGCTATATCGAACGGCTGGCCAACGAGCCCCTCGACGTGCAACTCATCTCCGCCGCCGACAAGCTCTACAACGCTCGCACCATTCTCAGCGACCATCGAGACATCGGCGCTGAGGTGTGGAAGCGCTTCAAACGCGGCCGCGACCAGCAGATGTGGTATTACCGTGAACTGCTGTGCGTATTTAAGGCCCAGCCCATGAACCGAATCGTGGAGGAGTTCGAACGCGTTGTGGCCGAATTGGACGGAGCAACAGCCAACGACTAG
- a CDS encoding glycoside hydrolase family 172 protein, which translates to MTRWRIGIAFVFLLLLSRSHAQQDPYTGSLLDGLSHLQDTTTARVSSWDHSGGNYDFVKIAPGETKTLAEISGAGVIRRFYFAPLASDRMRYRKMILRIYWDGQKDPCVEVPLGDFFGSGLGTLRYFHSIAMDVNPGIRGRDFDAMVSYLPMPFASGARITLENDGGMQDLIVWYHFDYERYPDGKLPPHTGRLHAQWRRVPRTPVPPGVPRNTQLGANGYRNTTGDNNFVILDAAGHGNFVGLFLTVDNIAGGWYGEGDDMIFVDGEKWPPTYPGSGHEEVFNAGCCPDEEYSGLYTGFYLIENYKAPFGGKNQMYRFYVNDPVRFRKSIRVTIEHGHDNNFENDYTSTAIWYQDEPHKPFPPLPTAAVRLPAWPDGVASALDAEARLTRAAGKLKLTETDQAEWEKLEASRNRAFHTFRYDEFLQGVQAMETILRKYPQYKPAQP; encoded by the coding sequence ATGACTCGCTGGCGCATTGGCATCGCATTCGTCTTTCTGCTTCTCCTCAGCCGCTCGCATGCCCAACAGGACCCATACACCGGCAGCCTTCTCGACGGTCTCTCTCACCTCCAGGACACAACCACCGCCCGCGTCTCCTCCTGGGATCATTCCGGCGGCAACTACGACTTCGTCAAAATCGCCCCAGGGGAAACAAAGACTCTCGCCGAAATCTCCGGCGCCGGTGTGATCCGGCGCTTTTACTTCGCCCCTCTCGCCAGCGACCGAATGCGCTATCGCAAAATGATCCTGCGCATCTACTGGGACGGCCAGAAGGATCCATGCGTTGAGGTGCCGCTCGGCGACTTCTTCGGCTCGGGCCTGGGCACCCTGCGCTACTTCCACTCCATCGCCATGGACGTGAATCCGGGTATTCGCGGCCGCGACTTCGACGCCATGGTCTCCTATCTCCCCATGCCCTTCGCCAGCGGGGCACGCATCACGCTGGAGAACGACGGCGGCATGCAAGATCTTATCGTCTGGTATCACTTCGATTACGAACGCTATCCGGACGGGAAACTACCGCCTCACACCGGCCGCCTTCACGCGCAGTGGCGCCGCGTTCCCAGAACGCCCGTTCCGCCCGGCGTACCTAGGAACACGCAACTCGGCGCAAATGGTTATCGAAACACAACCGGAGACAACAACTTTGTCATCCTCGACGCCGCCGGTCACGGCAACTTCGTCGGCCTTTTCCTCACCGTCGATAACATCGCGGGCGGTTGGTACGGAGAAGGCGACGACATGATCTTCGTCGATGGCGAGAAGTGGCCGCCAACCTATCCCGGCAGCGGGCACGAAGAGGTATTCAACGCCGGCTGCTGCCCCGACGAGGAGTATTCCGGCCTCTACACCGGCTTCTATCTCATCGAGAACTACAAAGCGCCCTTTGGCGGCAAGAACCAGATGTATCGCTTCTACGTGAACGATCCCGTGCGCTTTCGAAAATCAATTCGCGTTACCATCGAACATGGGCACGACAACAACTTCGAGAACGATTACACGTCCACTGCGATCTGGTACCAGGATGAGCCGCACAAGCCCTTCCCGCCTCTGCCGACCGCGGCTGTCCGCCTCCCCGCGTGGCCAGATGGAGTCGCATCCGCACTGGACGCGGAAGCCAGACTCACCCGCGCCGCCGGCAAGCTAAAGCTGACTGAAACGGATCAGGCCGAGTGGGAGAAGCTCGAAGCGTCCCGCAACAGAGCCTTCCACACTTTTCGATACGATGAATTCCTTCAGGGCGTGCAAGCGATGGAGACGATCCTGCGCAAATACCCCCAATACAAGCCGGCCCAGCCCTGA
- a CDS encoding YciI family protein, with product MRFLSIYKCPERATPPSPEEMSAMGKLVEDWMKSGRLLSTEGCLPTAMGARIRVDKGNFTVSDGPFSEAKEVVGGFAILDAPSKEAAVAFVKEFLEVTGQGECELRQLFDANCGASITDQIETAAAAH from the coding sequence ATGCGATTCCTGAGCATCTACAAGTGTCCTGAACGTGCCACCCCACCCAGCCCGGAAGAAATGTCTGCCATGGGCAAGCTGGTTGAGGATTGGATGAAAAGCGGGAGGTTGCTGAGTACCGAAGGCTGCCTTCCCACCGCCATGGGCGCCCGCATCCGCGTCGATAAGGGCAATTTCACCGTCTCCGATGGCCCGTTCTCTGAGGCCAAAGAGGTCGTGGGCGGCTTTGCCATTCTCGACGCTCCTTCAAAAGAAGCAGCCGTGGCCTTCGTTAAGGAGTTCCTGGAAGTCACCGGCCAGGGCGAATGCGAACTGCGCCAGCTCTTCGACGCAAACTGCGGTGCCAGCATCACCGACCAGATCGAGACTGCCGCCGCGGCGCACTGA
- the fusA gene encoding elongation factor G has translation MKTYQGSEIRNVAVVGHAHSGKTTLIAALLHAAKMTPAQGRVHDGSAVTAYDEEEVARGTTMQNAVAFAEWQGTKINFVDTPGFHMFCHEARAALLPVESVAVVVNAQNCVEPVTERVWKYAEEANVPRIVVINQMDHPKAGGEGGLTALIEDLHERWGRTCTPVQLPIVDAKGFQGVVDLVTMEAFYYTPNGDGRGKIGEIPATLAHAAKEAHEALVELVAEGKDELMEEFFAEGTIPEQHLITALHEAIREDRIFPVLFASGETNVATDHLLDFFKVYAPAPIERAPIAVRTPALAAAANGNGGSADAAEAATATRAVSDSEPAALLVFKTMSDPFAGRISFFKVVSGCVKNDATLENYSRRGQEKFSHLSVMQGRKAVEIPELHAGDIGAVAKLKDTLTGDTLGVKGSDILVDLHPLPEPAMTYAIEPKSRADEDKLAPAIHKLMEEDLLIRFYRDPQTNEFLIAGAGQPHIEAIVSRLKKRYHAEVTLKSPKVPYLETIRAKGEAHGRHKKQSGGHGQFGDCKIRMEPQPRGGGFEFASEVFGGAIPRQFIPAIEKGVIEAAARGYLAGYPVVDFKVIVYDGSYHDVDSNEMSFKTAGRLAFKKAMEVCKPALLEPIMKVEIEAPDEFAGAIMGDLSSRRGRPQGMNSKGKTTVVNAEVPMAEMLTYGTQLTSMTQGKGSYRMEMDHYDFVPQIVADKILSNAKRPVDEEEE, from the coding sequence ATGAAAACGTACCAGGGAAGTGAGATCCGCAACGTAGCTGTAGTGGGGCATGCGCACAGCGGCAAGACCACATTGATCGCTGCTTTGCTGCATGCCGCCAAGATGACTCCCGCACAGGGGCGCGTCCACGACGGCTCCGCTGTTACCGCCTATGACGAAGAAGAGGTCGCCCGCGGCACTACGATGCAGAACGCCGTTGCGTTCGCCGAGTGGCAGGGCACCAAGATCAACTTCGTCGACACGCCCGGCTTCCACATGTTCTGCCACGAAGCCCGCGCCGCACTTCTCCCTGTTGAATCGGTTGCTGTCGTCGTCAATGCGCAGAACTGTGTTGAGCCCGTTACCGAGCGCGTCTGGAAGTACGCCGAAGAAGCCAACGTCCCCCGCATCGTGGTCATCAACCAGATGGACCACCCGAAGGCTGGCGGCGAAGGTGGACTGACGGCCCTCATTGAAGATCTGCACGAGCGCTGGGGCCGCACCTGCACGCCTGTCCAACTGCCCATCGTCGATGCCAAAGGATTCCAGGGCGTAGTCGACCTCGTCACCATGGAAGCGTTCTACTACACGCCCAACGGCGATGGCCGCGGCAAGATCGGCGAGATTCCCGCCACACTGGCCCACGCCGCCAAAGAAGCCCATGAGGCTCTCGTCGAGCTGGTCGCCGAAGGCAAAGACGAACTAATGGAAGAGTTCTTCGCCGAGGGCACCATCCCCGAGCAGCACCTCATCACCGCACTCCACGAGGCCATTCGCGAAGACCGCATCTTCCCGGTCCTGTTCGCCAGCGGCGAGACCAACGTCGCCACCGATCACCTCCTCGACTTCTTCAAGGTCTACGCGCCTGCGCCCATCGAGCGCGCCCCCATCGCCGTCCGCACGCCGGCACTCGCTGCCGCAGCCAACGGCAATGGCGGATCGGCTGATGCCGCCGAAGCCGCAACTGCCACGCGGGCCGTCTCTGACTCTGAGCCCGCCGCTCTGCTGGTCTTCAAGACCATGTCCGACCCGTTCGCCGGCCGCATCAGCTTCTTCAAGGTCGTTAGCGGCTGCGTCAAGAATGATGCCACCCTTGAAAACTATTCGCGCCGCGGACAGGAGAAGTTCTCACACCTCAGCGTGATGCAGGGACGCAAGGCCGTCGAAATCCCCGAACTCCACGCCGGCGACATCGGCGCAGTCGCGAAGCTGAAAGATACGCTCACCGGCGACACGCTCGGGGTTAAGGGCTCTGACATCCTCGTCGACCTCCACCCACTGCCGGAGCCGGCCATGACCTACGCCATTGAGCCCAAGTCGCGCGCCGATGAAGACAAGCTCGCCCCCGCCATCCACAAGCTAATGGAAGAGGACCTGCTCATCCGCTTCTATCGCGACCCGCAAACCAACGAGTTCCTCATCGCCGGCGCCGGCCAGCCGCATATCGAGGCCATCGTCTCCCGCCTCAAGAAGCGCTACCACGCCGAAGTTACCCTTAAGTCGCCCAAAGTGCCCTATCTTGAAACCATTCGTGCCAAGGGCGAAGCTCACGGCCGCCACAAGAAGCAGTCCGGCGGACACGGCCAGTTCGGCGATTGCAAGATCCGCATGGAACCCCAGCCTCGCGGCGGCGGTTTTGAGTTCGCCTCTGAGGTCTTCGGCGGAGCCATTCCGAGGCAGTTCATCCCGGCCATTGAAAAGGGCGTAATCGAAGCTGCCGCGCGCGGCTACCTCGCCGGCTATCCCGTCGTCGACTTCAAAGTCATCGTCTACGACGGCAGCTACCACGACGTCGATTCCAATGAAATGAGCTTCAAGACCGCCGGACGCCTCGCCTTCAAGAAGGCCATGGAAGTCTGCAAGCCCGCGCTGCTTGAGCCCATCATGAAGGTCGAGATCGAAGCTCCCGACGAGTTCGCCGGCGCCATCATGGGCGACCTCAGCAGCCGCCGAGGACGTCCCCAGGGCATGAACTCCAAGGGCAAAACCACCGTCGTCAACGCCGAGGTTCCCATGGCCGAAATGCTCACCTACGGAACCCAGCTCACCTCAATGACCCAAGGCAAGGGAAGCTACCGCATGGAAATGGATCACTACGACTTTGTCCCGCAAATCGTAGCCGACAAGATCCTCTCCAACGCCAAGCGCCCTGTCGACGAAGAAGAAGAATAG